A region of Pleionea litopenaei DNA encodes the following proteins:
- a CDS encoding NAD-glutamate dehydrogenase codes for MAQAPVEHQPVLLENVITLIKSKFKKTQADTVSRFAQYFYGSISPEDLNDRAASDLYASVLSLWNFLHKDANEDVCVRVFNPEFESHGWQSRHTVIELVHPDMPFLVDSVRMELNRLGLGIHLHIHLPIAIKRNSKNVISSVELANDAADVSCVTPMYLEIDRQVEQEELDTIRQNLERILADARTAVRDWAPMKEKLAEVITRVESQSANISDEKRNETLEFLRWISGNHFTLLAYTSYDLKEQEGKTYLLPKKKSNLGLACMPLWEPKKYSLSDMPKGAQRLILDNSTLLVLTKLSAISTVHRPAHVDYIGVKRFDNNGKVIGEDRFLGLYTSAAYNVNPMSIPVLREKIQAVLDCSGLPTGSHDAKVLRNILETYPRDELFQINIHDLLGTAMGVMHIKERALIRLFVRRDPYGRFFSCLVYVPREIYTTKLRLKITNILSETFRASAEIKFTTTFSESILARIQFTVPVENAEQIDYDLQTLERELAEAARSWEDNIQDALKLEFGEAQGVRLSNQYGEAFPSGYREETLPQTAVLDVRHLESLSEEKPLSMLLYRPQEDTDGILKFKLFHRDQPTPLSEVLPMLENMGLEVLGETPHRIELKDRAVRWIMDFSMMHGASNELKLEEVKAKFQDAFLQTWNGRAENDGFNRLVLSAGLDWRQTSILRAYAKYLWQIGFTFSQSYIEETLARYPKIARLLVDYFALKFDPSIERNPSQLKAIKANIVELLDQVSNLDEDKILNRFLKVIDATLRTNFYQLDKDGLAKEYISLKLNPSKIPEVPLPVPMFEIFVYSPRVEGVHLRGGKVARGGLRWSDRREDFRTEILGLVKAQQVKNTVIVPVGSKGGFVCKRLPTEGGREAFMKEGIACYQTFIKGLLDITDNYVEEEVVTPDSVVIYDELDPYLVVAADKGTATFSDIANSLSMEYGFWLGDAFASGGSVGYDHKKMGITARGAWESVKRHFMEMGHNTQEQDFTVVGIGDMGGDVFGNGMLLSKHIRLVGAFNHLHIFIDPNPDAASSWDERKRLFETPGLTWDDYNKDLISKGGGVFSRAAKSITLTPEIKTLIGVKKSTMAPNELISALLKANYDLLWNGGIGTYVKSSSEHHSEVGDRANDSLRINGSELRCKVVGEGGNLGLTQQGRIEYIRAGGRCNTDFVDNAGGVNCSDHEVNIKILLNKIVDAGDMTAKQRDKIFMDMTDEVAAMVLQENYLQAQSISCTEARAPYMLKEQMRFIHGLERDGKLNRALEFMPNDEDMLERVAQGEGLTRAELAVLLAYGKMELKESLLGPEITREPYFEQVLINYFPKPLRKKFEQEILQHPLRTEIIATVLANEMVDYLGSNFVYRIIDETGATPSDVGICFTLAKEIFSMDQLWEEIQALDHIVPAKTQVDMMYQTQRMVRRCTRWFLRHRRKNLAVQAGIDYFKSGVQELQKQVTKSLEQSESKGLETKIDKMVNEGVPRTLASKVTYLSTMFSALDIVEMAKMTSLSIKLVADVYYKLGAELELHWFLNQIVMQPVDNHWQAFARASFREELDWQQRSLTVAVIQMTTQSKTAEQKIQAWLESNEDLLSRWRQMVADFRSSSIHEFAKFSVALRELLILVQNCIRSAAIAQEASLTQPHSSKAMTAQASKSAVSKKKVASKKSPTKKAK; via the coding sequence ATGGCGCAGGCTCCTGTCGAGCATCAACCCGTGCTCTTAGAAAACGTCATCACGCTCATCAAAAGTAAGTTTAAAAAAACTCAAGCCGATACGGTCAGCCGATTCGCTCAATATTTTTACGGTAGCATTTCACCGGAAGATTTGAATGATCGAGCGGCGAGTGATCTTTATGCTTCAGTTCTTAGCTTGTGGAACTTTCTTCACAAAGATGCCAATGAAGACGTATGTGTTCGAGTATTTAACCCAGAGTTTGAGTCTCATGGATGGCAATCTCGCCATACGGTGATCGAATTAGTACACCCAGATATGCCGTTCTTAGTCGACTCTGTTCGAATGGAGTTGAATCGCCTCGGATTAGGTATTCACTTGCATATTCACCTACCGATTGCGATAAAGCGAAACAGTAAGAACGTCATCTCTTCAGTCGAGCTCGCAAATGATGCCGCTGATGTCTCTTGCGTTACGCCTATGTACTTAGAAATTGATCGCCAGGTTGAGCAAGAAGAACTCGATACGATTCGTCAAAACCTAGAGCGTATTCTTGCCGATGCACGTACAGCGGTACGCGACTGGGCGCCAATGAAAGAGAAGTTGGCCGAAGTTATCACACGAGTCGAAAGCCAAAGTGCTAACATCTCCGACGAAAAGCGAAACGAAACGTTAGAGTTTTTGCGTTGGATATCCGGTAATCATTTCACGCTTTTAGCTTACACGTCGTATGACTTGAAAGAGCAAGAGGGCAAAACCTACTTACTGCCCAAGAAAAAATCCAACCTTGGATTGGCTTGTATGCCACTGTGGGAGCCGAAAAAGTATTCTTTATCGGACATGCCAAAAGGGGCTCAGCGATTAATCCTCGATAACTCGACGTTGTTGGTCCTCACCAAATTGAGTGCAATCAGTACCGTTCACCGTCCAGCGCATGTTGATTATATTGGTGTAAAGCGTTTCGATAATAATGGCAAGGTCATTGGCGAAGATCGATTCTTAGGTCTCTATACTTCTGCAGCCTACAACGTTAACCCTATGTCGATTCCTGTTTTACGAGAGAAAATTCAAGCAGTACTCGATTGCTCTGGATTACCAACAGGCAGTCATGATGCCAAAGTGTTGCGCAATATCTTAGAAACCTATCCTCGTGATGAACTGTTCCAAATCAACATTCATGATTTACTCGGCACAGCGATGGGCGTTATGCACATTAAAGAACGAGCCTTGATTCGCTTGTTTGTGCGTCGTGATCCTTACGGTCGCTTTTTCTCGTGCTTAGTGTATGTGCCTAGAGAAATTTATACGACTAAGTTGCGTTTAAAAATCACTAATATTTTATCTGAAACTTTCCGAGCCAGTGCTGAAATAAAGTTTACGACAACTTTTTCAGAGTCGATTCTTGCACGCATTCAGTTTACGGTTCCAGTGGAAAATGCTGAGCAAATTGATTACGACTTGCAAACATTAGAACGCGAGTTGGCAGAAGCGGCTAGAAGCTGGGAAGACAATATTCAAGACGCATTGAAGTTAGAGTTTGGCGAAGCGCAAGGCGTCCGCTTGTCGAATCAATATGGCGAAGCGTTTCCATCGGGATATCGTGAAGAAACATTACCGCAAACGGCAGTACTCGATGTTCGTCATTTAGAAAGTCTTTCAGAAGAGAAACCGTTGAGTATGCTTCTTTATCGTCCACAAGAAGACACCGATGGTATTTTGAAGTTTAAATTGTTTCATCGTGATCAACCGACGCCATTATCCGAAGTGCTTCCTATGCTCGAAAACATGGGATTAGAAGTACTTGGTGAAACGCCTCACCGAATTGAATTAAAAGACCGAGCGGTTCGATGGATCATGGACTTCAGTATGATGCATGGCGCGTCAAATGAATTGAAGTTAGAAGAAGTGAAGGCCAAATTCCAAGACGCATTTTTACAGACTTGGAATGGCCGGGCAGAAAATGATGGTTTTAACCGCTTGGTATTAAGTGCGGGTCTTGACTGGCGTCAAACCTCTATTTTAAGAGCCTACGCCAAATACTTGTGGCAAATTGGTTTTACTTTTAGTCAGTCGTATATTGAAGAAACATTAGCGCGATATCCAAAAATTGCGCGCTTATTGGTGGACTATTTCGCACTTAAGTTTGATCCGAGTATTGAGCGAAATCCGTCGCAATTGAAAGCAATCAAAGCGAATATCGTTGAGTTACTTGATCAGGTTAGCAATCTGGATGAAGACAAAATTCTTAACCGTTTTTTAAAGGTCATCGATGCAACCTTACGAACAAATTTCTATCAATTAGATAAAGACGGTTTAGCTAAAGAGTACATCTCTTTGAAGCTTAATCCTTCAAAAATTCCAGAGGTACCACTTCCCGTACCTATGTTTGAAATTTTTGTCTATTCACCGCGCGTCGAAGGGGTGCACTTAAGAGGTGGTAAAGTTGCACGTGGAGGATTGCGCTGGTCGGATCGACGTGAAGATTTCCGAACAGAAATACTCGGTCTTGTGAAAGCTCAACAAGTAAAAAATACGGTCATCGTTCCAGTAGGTTCGAAAGGTGGTTTTGTGTGTAAACGCCTGCCGACAGAAGGTGGACGAGAAGCCTTTATGAAAGAAGGTATTGCTTGTTATCAAACCTTTATTAAAGGGTTACTCGACATTACCGACAATTACGTTGAAGAAGAGGTTGTCACTCCAGACAGTGTGGTGATTTATGACGAGCTTGATCCTTATTTAGTCGTTGCCGCCGATAAAGGGACGGCCACGTTTTCAGACATCGCCAATAGCTTGTCGATGGAGTATGGCTTTTGGCTTGGTGATGCCTTTGCTTCTGGCGGTAGCGTTGGGTATGACCACAAAAAGATGGGAATTACCGCACGCGGTGCTTGGGAAAGTGTGAAGCGCCACTTTATGGAAATGGGACACAATACCCAAGAACAAGACTTCACTGTAGTGGGTATTGGCGACATGGGAGGTGATGTATTCGGTAATGGAATGTTGTTGTCTAAACACATCCGTTTAGTCGGTGCATTTAACCACCTGCATATTTTTATTGATCCTAATCCAGATGCAGCTTCTAGTTGGGACGAAAGAAAGCGTTTATTCGAAACGCCTGGACTGACTTGGGATGACTACAATAAAGACTTAATTTCGAAAGGTGGTGGTGTCTTTTCTCGTGCAGCCAAGTCGATCACACTTACTCCAGAAATCAAGACACTGATTGGCGTTAAAAAGTCGACCATGGCTCCCAATGAGCTGATATCGGCATTGTTAAAAGCCAACTACGATTTACTTTGGAACGGCGGTATAGGGACTTATGTGAAGAGTTCTTCTGAGCATCATTCTGAAGTGGGTGACAGAGCGAACGATTCTTTACGCATAAACGGTTCTGAACTGCGCTGTAAAGTGGTTGGTGAAGGCGGTAACTTAGGGTTAACTCAGCAAGGTCGAATAGAGTATATTCGAGCGGGTGGCCGATGTAATACCGACTTTGTCGACAACGCTGGTGGTGTAAATTGTTCTGACCACGAAGTTAACATTAAAATCTTGTTAAACAAAATCGTTGATGCCGGCGATATGACGGCTAAGCAACGCGATAAGATCTTCATGGATATGACCGATGAAGTGGCTGCCATGGTGTTGCAAGAAAACTATTTGCAGGCACAATCCATCAGTTGTACCGAAGCTCGTGCTCCCTATATGTTGAAGGAGCAAATGCGTTTTATTCATGGTCTTGAGCGTGATGGCAAATTGAATCGTGCTTTAGAATTCATGCCTAACGATGAAGACATGCTCGAGCGAGTTGCACAAGGTGAAGGATTAACTCGCGCTGAGCTAGCGGTTCTACTCGCTTACGGTAAAATGGAGTTAAAGGAATCATTATTGGGGCCTGAGATCACTCGAGAGCCTTATTTTGAACAGGTATTGATAAACTATTTCCCGAAGCCATTGCGTAAGAAGTTTGAGCAAGAAATTCTTCAACATCCTTTACGTACCGAAATTATCGCAACGGTATTAGCGAATGAAATGGTTGACTATCTCGGAAGTAACTTCGTTTATCGAATTATCGATGAAACTGGAGCAACGCCTTCCGATGTCGGGATCTGTTTTACCTTAGCGAAAGAAATTTTCTCAATGGATCAGTTATGGGAAGAAATTCAAGCCCTTGATCATATTGTTCCTGCGAAAACCCAAGTTGATATGATGTATCAAACTCAACGCATGGTTCGCCGTTGTACTCGTTGGTTCTTAAGGCATCGTCGTAAGAATCTTGCGGTACAAGCAGGCATAGATTATTTCAAATCTGGCGTTCAAGAATTGCAAAAGCAAGTCACTAAGTCATTAGAGCAAAGTGAATCAAAAGGTCTTGAAACTAAGATTGATAAAATGGTTAACGAAGGTGTGCCACGCACACTAGCATCAAAGGTAACCTATTTGAGCACCATGTTCTCGGCCCTTGATATTGTTGAAATGGCTAAGATGACCAGCCTGTCTATAAAACTAGTGGCGGATGTGTACTACAAATTGGGTGCAGAACTAGAACTTCACTGGTTCTTAAATCAAATTGTCATGCAGCCTGTTGATAATCACTGGCAAGCATTTGCTCGGGCATCGTTCCGTGAAGAGTTGGATTGGCAACAACGCAGTTTAACGGTAGCTGTGATTCAAATGACAACGCAATCGAAAACGGCGGAGCAAAAGATCCAAGCTTGGCTCGAAAGCAATGAAGACTTACTGTCGCGTTGGCGACAAATGGTTGCAGACTTTAGAAGCAGTAGCATTCATGAGTTTGCGAAGTTTTCAGTGGCATTAAGAGAATTGTTGATTTTGGTGCAAAACTGTATTCGATCAGCAGCCATTGCTCAAGAGGCTTCATTGACTCAACCGCATTCTTCAAAAGCGATGACTGCGCAGGCGAGTAAGTCAGCAGTGAGCAAAAAGAAAGTTGCGTCTAAGAAAAGTCCAACCAAAAAGGCAAAATAA
- a CDS encoding S-(hydroxymethyl)glutathione dehydrogenase/class III alcohol dehydrogenase codes for MKSRAAVAFQPNAPLEIVDVDLEGPKAGEVLVQIKATGVCHTDAYTLSGADPEGLFPAILGHEGGGVVVEVGAGVTSLKPGDHVIPLYIPECGQCNFCESGKTNLCQSIRVTQGQGLMPDGTSRFSYQGKPLHHYMGTSTFSEYTVLPEISLAKVNKQAPLEKVCLLGCGITTGIGAVLNTAKVEPGSTVAIFGLGGIGLSAIQGAVMAKAGRIIAVDINPEKFEMAQQLGATDCVNPKDHSVPIQEVLIEMTDGGVDYSFECVGNVGLMRAALESCHKGWGTSVIIGVAGAGEEIATRPFQLVTGRTWKGTAFGGVKGRSELPGIVDDFMAGKIQIDPMISYQLSLDEINKAFELMHAGKSIRSVISF; via the coding sequence ATGAAATCTAGAGCTGCCGTGGCATTTCAGCCAAATGCACCATTAGAAATTGTCGATGTCGATTTAGAAGGTCCTAAGGCCGGAGAGGTGTTGGTTCAAATCAAAGCGACAGGTGTTTGTCATACAGATGCGTATACCTTATCTGGAGCTGATCCTGAAGGGCTATTTCCAGCAATCTTAGGGCATGAAGGAGGCGGTGTTGTTGTTGAAGTTGGCGCTGGTGTCACATCACTTAAACCCGGCGATCATGTTATTCCTTTGTATATTCCAGAGTGTGGCCAATGTAATTTTTGTGAGTCGGGTAAAACGAATCTTTGTCAATCGATTCGTGTCACTCAAGGACAAGGTTTAATGCCCGATGGGACGTCGCGATTTTCTTATCAAGGCAAACCCTTGCATCACTATATGGGAACCTCGACGTTTTCAGAGTACACCGTTTTACCTGAGATATCGCTGGCCAAGGTGAATAAACAAGCGCCTCTAGAAAAGGTTTGTTTATTGGGTTGCGGTATTACCACTGGCATTGGCGCTGTGCTCAACACGGCGAAAGTCGAACCGGGTTCGACGGTGGCTATTTTTGGGTTGGGTGGTATTGGATTGAGTGCTATTCAAGGGGCGGTGATGGCAAAAGCCGGACGCATCATTGCGGTCGATATTAACCCTGAAAAATTTGAAATGGCCCAACAGCTCGGAGCGACGGATTGTGTAAATCCAAAAGATCACAGTGTTCCCATTCAAGAAGTGTTGATAGAGATGACTGACGGTGGCGTGGATTATTCGTTTGAGTGTGTCGGTAATGTTGGCTTAATGCGCGCGGCGTTGGAGTCGTGCCACAAGGGCTGGGGAACCAGCGTCATTATTGGTGTCGCTGGCGCTGGCGAAGAAATTGCGACCCGTCCTTTTCAGTTAGTGACAGGACGAACCTGGAAAGGCACGGCTTTTGGTGGCGTAAAAGGGCGTTCTGAGTTACCGGGTATTGTTGATGACTTTATGGCAGGCAAGATTCAAATCGATCCCATGATTAGTTATCAACTGTCACTGGATGAAATAAACAAAGCGTTTGAGTTAATGCACGCAGGAAAATCCATTCGCTCAGTGATTTCATTTTAG
- a CDS encoding BatD family protein codes for MKKLFHLLAIVVISMISLNASAGVKAFLDRKDVRTQETFTLTIEADFNATETPDLSTLPDGIKLLGSTKFHQSSNYNGRVQIQLGWKVILLAEEPGIFTIPSFTLDNQSSQPIQVTVEEPTNNFSTDDKLEAIMLKSELSTESVYVQEQLVLTLKLYRAVQTQYSKLTENLMIEDAIVERVGEDTQYETIINNTRFLVLERRFAIFPQKSGNLTIPKLVYSADVLQPGSSGYGRILGRTRPVTITTEEQSIPVKPYPQGHTGLWLPSQALTINSRWSSIGEKIVGEPSTWTITLQGVGVHENQLPELVLPEVDGIKWYPDTAEKERKINSEGIVGQRVERIAVVPTKAGNIQLPEISVRWFNVKTEQYETATLPSQSISVKPNPNQTSNTSTATTTSTIPQTNTGTNDSPQVITRGVKEYWQWLTFLFAGLWFITLIYALLKKTSSVTSNQASSSATLVSSPLKEQIKKSLMDKNASLTYQLLIRWFNQLQGTQSFNDHLQAIKHSETRDSLLQLEVSLFSQSAKSWQDYELLRKQLNVIENDLRLRKPSAKKKPLPELYPS; via the coding sequence ATGAAAAAGTTATTTCATTTATTAGCTATCGTTGTTATTTCAATGATCAGTTTGAATGCTTCGGCTGGCGTAAAGGCGTTTCTTGACCGCAAAGATGTACGAACTCAAGAAACCTTCACCTTAACCATTGAAGCCGATTTTAATGCAACTGAAACACCTGATTTATCAACGTTACCCGATGGAATCAAACTCCTTGGCAGTACTAAATTTCATCAATCGTCTAACTACAATGGCAGGGTGCAAATCCAATTAGGTTGGAAAGTTATTTTGTTGGCCGAAGAGCCAGGCATTTTTACGATTCCATCGTTCACCTTAGATAATCAATCATCACAGCCCATTCAAGTAACGGTAGAAGAACCGACCAATAATTTTAGTACCGATGATAAACTCGAAGCAATCATGCTAAAAAGTGAATTGTCGACCGAGAGTGTCTATGTACAAGAACAACTGGTTCTTACCTTAAAGTTATACCGCGCAGTTCAAACTCAATACAGTAAACTGACCGAAAACCTAATGATTGAAGATGCTATTGTTGAGAGAGTCGGCGAAGACACTCAATACGAAACAATCATCAATAATACCCGTTTTCTGGTACTCGAAAGACGGTTTGCGATTTTTCCACAAAAAAGTGGGAACTTAACGATTCCTAAACTGGTTTACAGTGCCGATGTGTTACAACCCGGAAGTTCCGGATACGGCCGAATTTTGGGTCGAACTCGCCCAGTAACCATTACGACTGAAGAGCAGTCTATTCCGGTAAAACCTTATCCTCAAGGTCACACTGGTCTGTGGCTACCCAGTCAAGCGCTAACCATCAATTCCCGGTGGTCAAGTATTGGTGAAAAAATTGTTGGCGAACCAAGTACTTGGACGATCACTTTACAAGGCGTTGGCGTTCATGAAAATCAACTTCCAGAATTAGTTCTGCCAGAAGTCGACGGTATTAAGTGGTACCCTGATACGGCCGAAAAGGAAAGAAAAATTAACAGCGAAGGTATCGTCGGTCAACGCGTTGAACGAATTGCTGTCGTGCCGACTAAGGCAGGTAACATTCAACTACCCGAAATTTCCGTGCGCTGGTTTAACGTCAAGACAGAGCAATATGAAACCGCGACTTTGCCGAGTCAATCAATTTCGGTTAAGCCTAATCCTAATCAGACCAGCAATACAAGCACAGCAACAACAACCAGTACTATTCCTCAAACCAATACCGGAACAAACGACTCGCCGCAGGTCATTACCCGAGGTGTAAAGGAGTATTGGCAATGGTTGACCTTCTTATTCGCTGGCCTTTGGTTTATAACCTTAATCTATGCTTTATTGAAGAAAACCTCTTCAGTGACCAGCAATCAAGCTAGCTCATCTGCGACTTTAGTGTCGAGTCCATTGAAAGAACAAATTAAGAAATCTTTAATGGATAAAAATGCATCATTAACCTACCAGTTATTAATTCGATGGTTTAATCAGTTGCAAGGCACCCAGAGCTTTAACGATCACCTGCAAGCTATCAAGCATTCTGAGACGCGCGACAGCTTGCTTCAACTCGAAGTTTCCCTATTCTCTCAATCGGCTAAAAGTTGGCAAGATTATGAATTGCTGAGAAAGCAACTTAACGTCATTGAAAACGACCTTCGATTACGCAAACCCAGCGCAAAGAAAAAACCATTACCTGAACTCTACCCTTCTTAG
- a CDS encoding transposase: protein MSIKIEQTAIRKVKEEGMLIRDVAEQLGVSTRQVYTWVTSSKTLSGKSAGSTTATQLKLVDLESEVRQLKRDLKQKAANQSAQEIQEVDTSYCDARYIQALCG from the coding sequence ATGTCGATTAAAATTGAGCAAACCGCCATTCGTAAAGTTAAAGAAGAAGGTATGTTAATTCGAGATGTCGCCGAGCAACTCGGTGTGTCCACGCGACAAGTCTACACTTGGGTAACCAGCAGTAAAACCTTGAGTGGTAAATCGGCGGGCAGCACAACGGCAACTCAACTTAAGTTAGTCGATCTAGAATCTGAAGTAAGACAGCTTAAAAGAGATTTAAAGCAGAAGGCAGCTAATCAGTCGGCTCAAGAAATTCAAGAAGTCGATACCAGCTATTGTGATGCTCGTTATATACAGGCATTGTGTGGTTAG
- the fghA gene encoding S-formylglutathione hydrolase, with the protein MQVIESNKCHDGYWKRFKHQSTACQSEMTFSVFFPKGYAADVSINQFSLHDSNLSYPTLFWLSGLTCTDQNFVQKAHVEKAANQWNMLIVAPDTSPRDAGLAGEEDDYDFGTGAGFYLDATKQPWSEHYNMHRYVSEELYQLITQTLPVATEQMGIFGHSMGGHGALTIALKHPDKFKSVSAFAPICQPTQCDWGKKAFAGYLDDIADATMYDACALIEQGKRVSALLVDQGTEDNFYPDQLRTESLVEHCDKFNIPATIRMQPGYDHSYFFIATFIEEHIAFHAQQLGV; encoded by the coding sequence ATGCAAGTCATAGAAAGTAATAAATGTCACGATGGCTATTGGAAGCGCTTCAAACATCAATCAACAGCGTGTCAATCTGAGATGACTTTTTCGGTATTTTTTCCGAAAGGCTATGCCGCGGATGTGTCGATAAATCAGTTTTCTTTACATGACAGCAATCTTAGCTATCCCACGCTGTTTTGGTTATCAGGACTCACCTGTACTGATCAAAACTTCGTGCAAAAAGCGCATGTTGAAAAAGCCGCGAATCAATGGAACATGCTGATCGTTGCTCCTGATACTAGCCCACGCGATGCAGGTTTAGCAGGCGAAGAAGACGACTATGATTTTGGCACTGGCGCTGGTTTTTACTTAGATGCCACCAAGCAGCCTTGGTCGGAACATTACAATATGCATCGGTATGTATCAGAAGAGCTGTACCAATTGATCACTCAAACGCTCCCTGTCGCGACAGAGCAAATGGGTATATTTGGACACTCCATGGGCGGACATGGTGCTTTGACCATCGCATTAAAACACCCCGATAAATTTAAGTCTGTCTCAGCCTTTGCGCCTATTTGTCAACCGACCCAGTGTGACTGGGGCAAGAAAGCTTTCGCGGGTTACCTTGACGATATTGCTGACGCGACGATGTACGACGCTTGCGCATTGATCGAGCAGGGAAAGCGAGTCAGCGCTTTATTGGTTGATCAAGGTACAGAAGATAATTTTTACCCTGATCAATTACGAACAGAATCGTTAGTGGAACATTGTGATAAGTTCAATATTCCGGCCACAATTCGGATGCAACCAGGCTACGATCACAGCTACTTTTTTATCGCGACCTTTATTGAAGAGCACATCGCTTTTCATGCACAGCAACTCGGAGTCTAA
- a CDS encoding SDR family NAD(P)-dependent oxidoreductase, whose translation MNFANAKAVVSGGASGLGAGIAKGIVAAGGQVALLDINEEQGQAYANSLGERALFVRTDISNEADVVAACDTAAKAFGGINLAVGCAGVLGNGRVISKKGPMPVEFFQKVVDINLVGSFLLTREAAKHMQENEAAETGERGVIIHTASIAAFEGQFGQVAYSATKSALVGMILPLAREFAKSGIRAMAIAPGIFETPMMDGVTDEIRQALYDSVPFPSRFGTPQEFAATVQHIFENPMLNGSVIRLDGACRLQ comes from the coding sequence ATGAACTTTGCGAATGCAAAAGCCGTCGTCAGTGGCGGCGCCTCAGGTCTCGGAGCTGGTATTGCGAAAGGGATCGTTGCAGCTGGCGGACAGGTTGCCCTTCTCGATATTAATGAAGAACAAGGCCAAGCCTATGCAAACTCACTGGGAGAACGAGCCCTATTTGTTCGAACAGATATCAGCAATGAAGCTGATGTAGTAGCCGCCTGCGATACAGCTGCGAAAGCCTTCGGTGGAATAAACCTTGCTGTCGGATGCGCAGGCGTTCTTGGTAATGGTCGAGTTATCAGTAAAAAAGGCCCGATGCCAGTCGAGTTCTTCCAAAAAGTGGTTGATATTAATCTAGTTGGTTCATTCTTATTGACTCGTGAAGCCGCAAAGCATATGCAAGAAAATGAGGCCGCTGAAACTGGCGAACGTGGCGTGATCATTCATACGGCGTCAATTGCGGCATTCGAAGGTCAATTTGGTCAAGTTGCCTATTCTGCAACGAAATCGGCGCTGGTAGGAATGATCTTACCTCTGGCAAGAGAGTTCGCGAAGTCAGGCATTCGCGCTATGGCCATCGCACCTGGAATATTCGAAACTCCGATGATGGATGGAGTTACCGATGAGATTCGTCAAGCACTGTACGACAGTGTCCCCTTCCCATCACGATTTGGAACACCGCAAGAGTTTGCAGCTACCGTTCAGCATATCTTTGAAAACCCCATGCTAAATGGCAGTGTTATTCGACTCGATGGCGCATGCCGCTTACAGTAA